The following are encoded together in the Streptomyces rapamycinicus NRRL 5491 genome:
- the tgmB gene encoding ATP-grasp ribosomal peptide maturase, whose protein sequence is MTVLILTCRQDVTADLVVAELREQGVPLVRFDPADLPDQAALSVEFDRGDFTGFLSTEGRLVSIHGVRSIWVRRPGRPAAHAANPSEWLTAECGQALYGMLYGTTARWMNHPAAAEPARHKPFQLRVAQHSGFAVPSTLVTTYPRAARDFAVQYSDIVVKSASGPPSVDPPVALPTTRIGPDTDFSDVAAGATLLQRYIPKAADIRLICVGSQLFAARKTAASGQVDGRYGCHGHRWEPVEVPARIVRSVHEYMTLTGLAYGAFDFAEDAEGVWWFLECNQGGQFGFVELETGQPIAAAVASWLAAPGAAPH, encoded by the coding sequence ATGACGGTACTCATCCTGACCTGTCGCCAGGATGTCACTGCCGACTTGGTGGTGGCGGAGCTGCGCGAACAAGGCGTCCCTCTGGTGCGTTTCGATCCGGCGGACCTTCCGGATCAGGCCGCCCTGTCGGTCGAATTCGACCGTGGTGACTTCACTGGATTTCTGTCGACCGAGGGACGCCTCGTCAGCATCCACGGTGTGCGGTCCATCTGGGTGCGCAGGCCGGGGCGGCCGGCGGCGCACGCGGCGAATCCGTCGGAGTGGCTGACGGCCGAGTGCGGACAGGCCCTGTACGGGATGCTCTACGGGACAACGGCACGCTGGATGAACCATCCCGCGGCCGCCGAACCGGCCCGCCACAAACCCTTCCAGTTGCGGGTCGCCCAGCACAGCGGTTTCGCCGTGCCCTCGACTCTTGTCACCACCTATCCGCGCGCGGCGCGCGATTTCGCCGTCCAGTACTCGGACATCGTGGTGAAATCCGCCTCCGGTCCGCCGTCCGTCGATCCACCGGTCGCGCTGCCCACCACCCGTATCGGACCGGACACGGATTTCTCCGATGTCGCGGCCGGGGCGACCCTTCTCCAGCGCTACATTCCCAAAGCGGCGGACATCCGGCTGATCTGCGTCGGCAGTCAGTTATTCGCGGCGCGCAAGACCGCCGCCTCCGGCCAGGTGGACGGGCGCTATGGCTGTCATGGACACCGCTGGGAACCCGTCGAGGTGCCCGCCAGAATCGTGCGGTCCGTGCATGAGTACATGACGCTCACCGGTCTTGCCTACGGGGCCTTCGACTTCGCCGAGGACGCCGAGGGCGTGTGGTGGTTCCTGGAGTGCAACCAGGGCGGGCAATTCGGCTTTGTCGAGCTCGAGACCGGTCAGCCCATCGCGGCGGCGGTCGCGTCCTGGCTGGCGGCCCCC
- the tgmA gene encoding putative ATP-grasp-modified RiPP: MQPFVLKHAIPAERSSASVPYAYNAALQLNVLSDGRPAIADRAVLLATGTTTSTAGSKTHFDD; encoded by the coding sequence ATGCAGCCCTTCGTACTGAAGCACGCAATCCCCGCCGAGCGGTCGTCGGCCAGTGTTCCCTACGCCTATAACGCCGCCCTGCAGTTGAATGTCCTCTCCGACGGCCGTCCGGCCATCGCCGACCGGGCGGTGCTGCTGGCGACCGGCACGACCACGTCCACAGCCGGCTCCAAGACGCACTTCGACGACTGA
- a CDS encoding class I SAM-dependent methyltransferase, translating to MPAKNLSVNRSALGHRVSYALRHPQRVPRHLVRAGRDAWLRYRYPDHVAYYRAVMRSDTRTSPEAAVGSHSHERWLALGAMQFDYLLGHGLRPEHRMLEIGCGNLRAGWRFISHLEPGHYYGIDISPDILAAAQDTLVRQGLQGRLPTLTPVRDLTLRFLPDAHFDVVHAHSVFSHSPLPVIEECLAHVGRVMAPGGWFDFTFDRTEGMEHQVLREDFYYRTETLIALAEKHGLAARFMADWEELPHGQSKIRVTHREGGRTS from the coding sequence ATGCCCGCCAAGAACCTCAGCGTCAACCGCTCCGCCCTCGGCCACCGGGTCTCCTACGCACTGCGCCATCCGCAGCGCGTACCGCGCCATCTGGTCCGCGCCGGCCGGGACGCCTGGCTGCGCTACCGCTACCCGGACCATGTCGCGTACTACCGCGCGGTGATGAGGTCGGACACCCGTACCAGTCCGGAGGCGGCGGTCGGCAGCCACAGCCATGAGCGGTGGCTGGCGCTGGGCGCGATGCAATTCGACTATCTCCTCGGCCACGGGCTGCGCCCGGAGCACCGGATGCTGGAGATCGGCTGTGGCAATCTGCGGGCGGGCTGGCGGTTCATCAGCCATCTGGAGCCGGGCCACTACTACGGCATCGACATCTCGCCCGACATCCTGGCGGCCGCGCAGGACACGCTGGTGCGCCAGGGGCTGCAGGGCCGTCTGCCCACTCTCACCCCGGTCCGCGATCTGACGCTGCGGTTCCTGCCCGACGCCCACTTCGACGTGGTGCACGCGCACAGCGTGTTCTCGCACTCGCCACTGCCGGTCATAGAGGAGTGCCTGGCCCACGTCGGCCGTGTCATGGCGCCTGGCGGCTGGTTCGACTTCACCTTCGACCGCACCGAGGGCATGGAACACCAGGTGCTGCGGGAGGACTTCTACTACCGCACCGAGACGCTCATCGCCCTGGCGGAGAAACACGGTCTGGCCGCGCGCTTCATGGCGGACTGGGAGGAGCTGCCGCACGGCCAGTCGAAGATCCGCGTCACCCACCGCGAGGGCGGACGGACGTCCTGA
- a CDS encoding sensor histidine kinase: MRSAVRAVGRSGWAPRPKAWSAPWSAWSGRSGSDGPDDPDERWLTAVLHIAFFLLLGSSLIRYLIRDTGSVPNGWVVALFVAFGALYLPGRWPAPAPSPGGRPSGRYLLWLTAVLAAWVALLVLAPSAAWCAMPLFFTGLHTLPTRFAVPLAAVLTALVVASKLRFMHDGFDPNALIAPPAIAAVAAAVLIHLRRQSARQRVLIDDLVRTRRDLAATERRAGILAERQRLSSEIHDTLAQGLSSQRMLLQAADRTWETDPQAARGHMRNAAEIASRSLTEARRFVQDLAPADLAEGSLAQALGALAERESDAGSAVDFRLDGPPGPLPERVEAALLRIAQGALANVREHAGASRAALTLTCLGDQICLDIADDGRGFDTDAVPAPGADRSRGHGLPAMRARVRQLGGTLTVESVPGEGTVVSAAIPVEPLPASVPDRPVEATP; the protein is encoded by the coding sequence GTGCGGTCGGCGGTCAGGGCGGTCGGGCGGTCCGGGTGGGCGCCGAGGCCGAAGGCGTGGTCGGCACCGTGGTCGGCGTGGTCCGGGCGGTCCGGATCCGACGGGCCGGACGATCCGGACGAGCGGTGGCTGACCGCGGTCCTGCACATCGCGTTCTTCCTGCTGCTGGGGTCCTCGCTGATCCGCTATCTGATCCGCGACACCGGCAGCGTGCCCAACGGCTGGGTCGTCGCCCTCTTCGTGGCCTTCGGCGCGCTCTATCTGCCCGGCCGGTGGCCGGCGCCCGCGCCGAGCCCCGGCGGCCGGCCCTCCGGCCGCTATCTGCTCTGGCTGACCGCGGTGCTCGCCGCATGGGTGGCGCTGCTGGTCCTCGCGCCGAGCGCCGCGTGGTGCGCCATGCCGCTGTTCTTCACCGGTCTGCACACCCTGCCCACCCGGTTCGCGGTGCCCCTTGCCGCCGTGCTCACCGCGCTGGTCGTCGCCTCCAAACTGCGGTTCATGCACGACGGCTTCGACCCCAACGCGCTGATCGCGCCGCCCGCCATCGCCGCCGTGGCCGCCGCCGTCCTCATCCATCTGCGGCGCCAGTCGGCGCGGCAGCGGGTGCTGATCGACGACCTGGTCCGCACCCGCCGCGATCTGGCCGCGACCGAGCGGCGGGCGGGGATCCTGGCCGAGCGCCAGCGGCTGTCCTCGGAGATCCATGACACCCTCGCCCAGGGCCTGTCCAGCCAGCGGATGCTGCTCCAGGCCGCCGACCGCACCTGGGAGACGGACCCGCAAGCCGCCCGGGGACATATGCGGAACGCGGCGGAGATCGCGTCCCGCAGCCTCACCGAGGCCCGCCGGTTCGTCCAGGACCTGGCCCCGGCCGACCTCGCCGAGGGCTCGCTGGCCCAGGCGCTCGGCGCGCTCGCCGAGCGGGAGAGCGATGCCGGTTCGGCGGTGGACTTCCGGCTCGACGGACCGCCCGGCCCGCTGCCCGAGCGGGTGGAGGCGGCGCTGCTGCGCATCGCCCAGGGCGCGCTGGCCAATGTGCGGGAGCACGCCGGGGCGAGCCGGGCCGCGCTCACCCTGACCTGCCTGGGCGACCAGATCTGTCTGGACATCGCCGATGACGGCCGCGGTTTCGACACCGACGCCGTCCCCGCCCCCGGCGCGGACCGGTCGCGCGGACACGGGCTCCCGGCCATGCGGGCCCGCGTACGGCAGCTGGGCGGCACGCTCACCGTCGAGTCCGTACCGGGCGAGGGAACCGTGGTCTCGGCCGCGATCCCCGTCGAACCCCTTCCTGCCTCCGTCCCCGACCGCCCCGTGGAGGCCACGCCATGA
- a CDS encoding response regulator — translation MSPTPSPTPSATPAIRLLLCDDHAVVRAGLRALLASTDGIEVVGEAGSGEEALAMAARLRPDVVLMDLQLGEGMDGVTATRRLVSGDPPAPRVLVLTMFDTDADITRAIEAGATGYLLKAERPEELFAAIRNAASGRTALSAPVADRVLARMRSPRPALSERERDILRQLARGLGNREIARALFISEATVKTHLGRIYGKLGVETRAGAVAVATERRLLP, via the coding sequence ATGAGCCCGACCCCGTCCCCGACGCCGTCGGCCACCCCCGCCATCCGGCTGCTGCTCTGCGACGACCACGCCGTGGTGCGGGCCGGGCTGCGGGCGCTGCTGGCCAGCACCGACGGCATCGAGGTGGTCGGCGAGGCGGGCAGCGGCGAGGAGGCCCTCGCCATGGCCGCCCGGCTCCGGCCCGATGTGGTGCTGATGGATCTGCAGCTCGGAGAGGGGATGGACGGGGTGACCGCCACCCGGCGGCTGGTCTCCGGCGATCCCCCCGCGCCCCGTGTCCTGGTGCTCACCATGTTCGACACCGACGCCGACATCACCCGTGCCATCGAGGCCGGGGCCACCGGCTATCTGCTCAAGGCCGAGCGGCCGGAGGAGCTGTTCGCGGCGATCCGGAACGCGGCCTCCGGCCGTACCGCGCTGTCGGCTCCGGTCGCCGACCGGGTGCTGGCCCGGATGCGCAGCCCGCGCCCCGCGCTTTCCGAACGGGAGCGCGACATCCTCCGGCAGCTGGCCCGTGGCCTGGGCAACCGGGAGATCGCCCGGGCCCTGTTCATCAGCGAGGCCACGGTCAAGACCCATCTGGGACGGATCTACGGGAAATTGGGGGTCGAGACCCGGGCCGGGGCGGTGGCGGTGGCCACCGAGCGGCGGTTGCTGCCTTGA
- a CDS encoding mechanosensitive ion channel family protein, translating into MNRALTLHDVIVVGAALVCGAAGGVLLRLALRWLGERARSTRWSGDDIIVDTLRTLAPWASMAAGVAAAAAALPLNRTVGHDVNQTLVAVLILVTTVTAARVVADLVRSLALSRSGVAGTASIFVNITRIAVLAMGVLILLETLGVSIAPLLTALGVGGLAVALALQDTLANLFAGVHILASKTVQPGHYIRLSSGEEGYVVDINWRNTAVRQLSDNLVIIPNAKLGNTIMTNFHQPEQQMSVMVQARVGYGSDLDHVERVTIEVAGKVMSGVEGGVVDHETSVRFHTFGESGIDFSVFLRALEFSDQYLIKHEFMKELHRRFRAEGIEIPLPTRTLVLPDQDRTPLPSRPAI; encoded by the coding sequence ATGAACCGGGCTCTCACCTTGCACGATGTCATCGTCGTCGGAGCGGCGCTGGTCTGCGGCGCGGCCGGGGGTGTGCTGCTGCGCTTGGCGCTGCGCTGGCTGGGTGAGCGGGCCCGGTCCACCCGGTGGAGCGGCGACGACATCATCGTCGACACGTTGCGCACCCTGGCCCCGTGGGCATCGATGGCCGCAGGTGTCGCCGCCGCGGCCGCAGCGCTGCCGCTGAACCGCACGGTCGGCCATGACGTCAATCAGACGCTCGTGGCCGTGCTGATCCTGGTCACCACGGTCACGGCGGCGCGGGTGGTGGCCGATCTGGTGCGCTCGCTGGCGCTGTCCCGCTCCGGAGTGGCGGGAACGGCCAGCATCTTCGTCAACATCACACGGATCGCCGTCCTGGCGATGGGCGTGCTGATCCTGCTGGAGACGCTGGGCGTCTCGATCGCTCCCCTGCTCACCGCCCTGGGCGTGGGTGGTCTGGCGGTCGCCCTGGCCTTGCAGGACACGCTGGCCAACCTCTTCGCGGGGGTGCACATCCTGGCCTCCAAGACGGTGCAGCCCGGCCACTACATCCGGCTCAGCAGTGGGGAGGAGGGGTATGTGGTCGACATCAACTGGCGCAACACGGCGGTACGGCAGCTGTCGGACAACCTCGTCATCATCCCGAACGCCAAGCTGGGCAACACCATCATGACCAACTTTCACCAGCCCGAGCAGCAGATGTCGGTCATGGTCCAGGCGCGGGTCGGCTACGGAAGCGATCTGGACCATGTCGAGCGGGTGACCATCGAGGTCGCCGGGAAGGTGATGTCCGGGGTCGAGGGCGGGGTCGTCGACCACGAGACGAGTGTGCGCTTCCATACCTTCGGAGAGTCCGGCATCGACTTCTCGGTGTTTCTGCGGGCCCTGGAGTTCAGCGACCAGTACCTCATCAAGCATGAGTTCATGAAGGAGCTGCACCGCCGGTTCCGCGCCGAGGGGATCGAGATCCCGCTGCCCACGCGGACGCTCGTACTGCCCGACCAGGACCGGACGCCGCTGCCCAGCCGGCCGGCGATCTGA
- a CDS encoding MFS transporter: protein MDSRRGDVDDGGRGWPFLAAAYAFVVTMCGTTLPTPLYSLYQREFGFSSFMVTVIFAVYAAGVIVALLLLGSVSDFIGRRPVMLAALVLSGLSAVCFLLAQGLPELFAGRTLSGLSAGLATGTATVTVIELAPERRRRGATLLATGANLGGLGLGPLLAGVLAQYAPAPLKLVFVVDLVLVAVGAAVVLALPETVRRRSRPPLRPQRLRVPKEMRSTFAAAAMAGFAGFATLGLFTSVSPTFLSEVEGEGSLAVAGAVAFSVFAASIAGQALGERLGPGRSLPGGCAVLVAGMAAIAGSLAIASLELLVLGAVIAGTGQGLSFHAAVRVVTERSPADHRAEVTSALFVLMYLAISIPVIGVGALTVAVGLRPAGLIFTGCVALLAVTTLLRLRTLSAEAPGR from the coding sequence ATGGATAGCCGCCGCGGTGACGTGGACGACGGGGGGCGGGGATGGCCGTTCCTGGCGGCCGCCTACGCCTTCGTGGTCACGATGTGCGGTACGACGCTGCCCACTCCGCTCTACTCGCTCTACCAGCGGGAGTTCGGCTTCTCCTCGTTCATGGTCACGGTGATCTTCGCCGTGTACGCGGCGGGGGTCATCGTCGCGCTGCTGCTGCTCGGAAGCGTGTCCGACTTCATCGGGCGACGGCCCGTCATGCTCGCCGCGCTGGTGCTGTCGGGCCTGAGTGCGGTGTGCTTCCTCCTCGCCCAGGGACTGCCGGAGCTGTTCGCGGGACGCACCCTGTCGGGGCTGTCCGCCGGTCTGGCCACCGGCACCGCCACCGTGACGGTGATCGAGCTGGCGCCCGAGCGTCGGCGCCGTGGCGCCACCCTCCTCGCGACCGGGGCCAACCTGGGTGGGCTCGGGCTCGGTCCGTTGCTGGCGGGGGTGCTGGCGCAGTACGCCCCGGCGCCGCTGAAACTGGTGTTCGTGGTGGACCTGGTGCTGGTGGCGGTCGGCGCCGCCGTGGTGCTCGCCCTCCCGGAGACCGTACGGAGGCGGAGCCGCCCGCCGCTGAGGCCGCAGCGGCTGCGGGTGCCCAAGGAGATGCGCTCGACGTTCGCGGCCGCGGCCATGGCGGGGTTCGCCGGCTTCGCCACGCTGGGCCTGTTCACCTCGGTGTCGCCCACGTTCCTGAGCGAGGTGGAGGGGGAGGGCAGTCTCGCGGTCGCAGGTGCCGTGGCGTTCTCCGTGTTCGCCGCCTCGATCGCCGGGCAGGCGCTGGGGGAGCGGCTGGGTCCGGGACGTTCGCTGCCCGGGGGATGCGCGGTGCTGGTGGCCGGTATGGCGGCCATCGCCGGCTCGCTCGCGATCGCGTCACTGGAGTTGCTGGTGCTGGGCGCCGTCATCGCGGGGACGGGTCAGGGTCTGTCGTTCCACGCGGCCGTACGGGTGGTGACCGAGCGCAGCCCGGCCGACCACCGCGCCGAGGTCACCTCCGCCCTGTTCGTACTGATGTATCTGGCGATCTCGATTCCGGTGATCGGCGTGGGCGCGCTCACGGTCGCGGTCGGGCTGCGGCCCGCCGGGCTGATCTTCACGGGCTGTGTGGCCCTGCTGGCCGTGACCACCCTGCTGCGGCTGCGGACGCTCTCCGCGGAGGCGCCCGGCCGCTGA
- a CDS encoding endonuclease/exonuclease/phosphatase family protein: MSAPVFSRRHGMRAAAAAAVALPLASQPQNVAAAAPVTPIAPADGPRLAVMTFNLRYASDAEPNSWGQRRPVMRELLRQARPHLLGTQEGLYGQLRDIAHDLGQRYSWIGTGRMGGSRDEFMAVFYDTTRLEPLEYDHFWLSDTPNVIGSNTWGGAVVRMVTWVRFHDRHTGKEFYALNTHLDHRSQNARERSAALITERLGALDSALPRIVTGDFNVAAHGNPVYDAMLGGGTLVDTWDTAERHGPLYGTFHGFGPLVPDGDRIDWILTSPGVRTRHAVIDTYSRDGQFPSDHLPVRTVLEL, translated from the coding sequence ATGTCCGCACCTGTGTTCAGCCGCCGTCACGGTATGCGCGCCGCGGCCGCGGCGGCCGTCGCGCTTCCGCTCGCCTCCCAGCCGCAGAACGTGGCCGCGGCCGCCCCCGTCACCCCGATCGCCCCCGCCGACGGTCCCCGGCTGGCCGTCATGACGTTCAACCTGCGCTACGCGAGCGACGCCGAGCCCAACTCCTGGGGGCAGCGCCGCCCCGTCATGCGGGAGCTGCTGCGCCAGGCCCGGCCCCATCTGCTGGGCACTCAGGAGGGGCTGTACGGCCAGCTGCGCGACATCGCCCACGACCTCGGGCAGCGCTACTCGTGGATCGGCACCGGACGGATGGGGGGCAGCCGGGACGAGTTCATGGCCGTCTTCTACGACACCACGCGGCTCGAACCCCTCGAGTACGACCACTTCTGGCTGTCCGACACCCCGAATGTGATCGGCTCCAACACCTGGGGCGGGGCCGTGGTCCGGATGGTCACCTGGGTGCGCTTCCACGACCGGCACACCGGCAAGGAGTTCTACGCCCTCAACACCCATCTGGACCACCGGAGCCAGAACGCCCGTGAGCGCTCCGCCGCCCTGATCACCGAGCGCCTCGGCGCTCTGGACTCCGCGCTCCCCCGCATCGTGACCGGTGACTTCAATGTGGCGGCCCACGGCAACCCGGTCTACGACGCCATGCTGGGCGGCGGCACGCTGGTGGACACCTGGGACACCGCCGAGCGGCACGGCCCGCTGTACGGGACGTTCCACGGCTTTGGCCCGCTGGTCCCCGACGGCGACCGGATCGACTGGATCCTGACCTCACCCGGTGTGCGCACCCGCCACGCCGTCATCGACACCTACTCGCGGGACGGCCAGTTCCCCAGCGACCATCTGCCGGTGCGGACGGTCCTGGAGCTGTAA
- a CDS encoding sulfotransferase family protein, which produces MTVRPLTFVVGTGRCGSTALSRILRLHPDLLSVSELIASLEPDALPGAPLTGAEFWRILAAPRSFANRVIRDGIPLPEYRYPHVKGGRFSVPGGGIPAVCMMTLPHLTDDPDALFDALEPELSRRPAAPVADHYRALFGLLGERFGGRAVVERSGYSLRSVPRLREVFPEARFVHLHRDGADCALSMSRHPGFRLIQLMTERATSTEDLPAGLAALLSDDEADLRPLYERSVPVAEFGELWSSTIVEGLGHLSRLPAAIRMSLSYEGLLDAPERELTRLAHHLGVEPLPEWLAAGRALLDGDRRGTAAATLPPAELTALRESCAPGTRALSLAHGG; this is translated from the coding sequence GTGACCGTACGGCCGCTGACCTTCGTCGTGGGGACCGGACGCTGCGGTTCGACCGCTCTGTCGCGCATCCTGCGGCTGCATCCGGATCTGCTGAGCGTGAGCGAGCTGATCGCCTCGCTGGAGCCGGACGCGCTGCCCGGGGCGCCGCTGACCGGGGCGGAGTTCTGGCGGATCCTCGCCGCTCCGCGCTCGTTCGCCAACCGTGTCATCCGCGATGGCATCCCACTGCCCGAGTACCGGTATCCGCATGTCAAGGGGGGGCGGTTCTCGGTGCCGGGCGGTGGCATTCCGGCGGTGTGCATGATGACGCTGCCGCATCTCACCGACGACCCCGACGCGCTGTTCGACGCCCTGGAGCCAGAGCTGTCCCGGCGGCCCGCGGCGCCCGTGGCCGATCACTACCGGGCGCTGTTCGGACTGCTGGGGGAGCGGTTCGGCGGACGGGCCGTCGTGGAGCGGTCCGGCTATTCGCTGCGCTCGGTGCCCCGGCTGAGGGAGGTCTTCCCCGAGGCCCGGTTCGTCCACCTCCACCGGGACGGCGCCGACTGCGCGCTCTCCATGAGCCGCCACCCGGGATTCCGGCTGATCCAGCTGATGACGGAGCGCGCGACGAGCACCGAGGACCTTCCGGCCGGTCTCGCGGCGCTGCTCAGCGACGACGAGGCCGATCTGCGGCCGCTGTACGAACGGTCCGTGCCGGTGGCCGAGTTCGGCGAGCTGTGGTCGAGCACGATCGTCGAGGGGCTGGGGCATCTGTCGCGGCTCCCCGCCGCGATCCGGATGTCCCTGTCCTACGAGGGCCTTCTCGACGCGCCCGAGCGTGAGCTCACCCGGCTGGCCCACCACCTCGGGGTGGAACCGCTGCCGGAGTGGCTGGCGGCCGGACGCGCCCTGCTCGACGGCGACCGCCGCGGCACGGCCGCCGCGACCCTGCCGCCCGCCGAACTGACCGCCCTCCGCGAGAGCTGTGCCCCCGGCACCCGGGCCCTGAGCCTGGCCCACGGTGGGTGA
- a CDS encoding LysR family transcriptional regulator, giving the protein MIELRQLTVLAEVCRSGSYSAAADHLGYTQPAISYHMRALERAVGVPLTVKAGRGVRLTPAGHRLAERARGVLAGLRDVENEFEALAARTRGRVRMSSVQSVCVAVLPAALARLGASRIEVEVELGQTASHDAYRLLDAGETDLAIVADDEPGEADEPAETPLRRVPLLVDRRHVLLPRGHALAARRSVRLADLARERWILERDRERLLRRCAEAGFEPRVVTTTDDQATTLGLVGDGVGIALMDGLGLLPRPHPRVEPRPLDDWPRRHVCALLRPEAARVPAVAALLEALRAVAVEQAGGAVEAATA; this is encoded by the coding sequence GTGATCGAACTTCGCCAGCTCACCGTGCTCGCAGAGGTCTGTCGCTCCGGCTCGTACAGCGCCGCGGCGGACCACCTCGGTTACACCCAACCGGCCATCAGCTATCACATGCGCGCGCTGGAACGTGCCGTGGGCGTGCCGCTGACGGTCAAGGCGGGACGGGGGGTGCGGCTCACGCCCGCGGGGCACAGACTCGCCGAGCGCGCCCGGGGAGTGCTGGCCGGGCTGCGGGACGTGGAGAACGAGTTCGAGGCGCTCGCCGCGCGCACCCGTGGCCGGGTGCGGATGTCCTCCGTGCAGAGCGTCTGTGTCGCCGTGCTGCCCGCGGCGCTGGCCAGGCTGGGCGCCTCCCGTATCGAGGTGGAGGTCGAGCTGGGCCAGACCGCCTCCCATGACGCGTACCGGCTGCTGGACGCGGGCGAGACGGATCTGGCGATCGTCGCCGACGACGAGCCGGGAGAGGCCGACGAGCCCGCGGAGACCCCGCTGCGCCGGGTCCCGCTGCTGGTCGACCGCCGCCATGTGCTGCTGCCGCGTGGCCACGCGCTCGCGGCGCGGCGCAGCGTCCGCCTCGCCGATCTGGCGCGGGAGCGGTGGATCCTGGAGCGGGACCGCGAGCGGCTGCTGCGGCGCTGCGCGGAGGCGGGGTTCGAACCCCGGGTGGTGACCACGACCGATGACCAGGCGACGACCCTCGGCCTGGTGGGCGACGGGGTGGGCATCGCCCTGATGGACGGCCTCGGGCTGCTCCCCCGGCCCCATCCGCGGGTCGAGCCGCGCCCGCTGGACGACTGGCCCCGGCGCCATGTCTGCGCGCTGCTGCGGCCGGAGGCGGCCAGGGTGCCCGCGGTGGCCGCCCTGCTGGAGGCGCTGCGTGCGGTGGCGGTCGAGCAGGCGGGGGGTGCCGTCGAGGCGGCGACGGCCTGA